A window of Macrobrachium rosenbergii isolate ZJJX-2024 chromosome 15, ASM4041242v1, whole genome shotgun sequence contains these coding sequences:
- the LOC136846310 gene encoding U1 small nuclear ribonucleoprotein 70 kDa-like — MEHGTETEDKMEQRQRARWNRDRGQDGTETESKMEQRQRTRWNRDRGQDGTETEDKDEQNNRDRGQKWGRDRGTKILTETEDKMEQRQRARWNRDRGQDGTETEDKMEQRQRTRWNRDREQDGTETEGKMEQTEDKDNRDRGQDGTWNRETGQRLEQRQRTGIKDKMEQRRRLRWNRDRGQRMNMEQRQRTR, encoded by the coding sequence ATGGAACATGGAACAGAGACAGAGGACAAGatggaacagagacagagagcaagatggaacagagacagaggacaagatggaacagagacagagagcaagATGGAACAGAGACAGAGGACAAGATGGAACAGAGACAGAGGGCAAGATGGAACAGAGACAGAGGACAAAGATGAACAGAATAACAGAGACAGAGGACAAAAATGGGGCAGAGACAGAGGAACAAAGATTTTAACAGAGACAGAGGACAAGATGGAACAGAGACAGAGGGCAAGATGGAACAGAGACAGAGGACAAGATGGAACAGAGACAGAGGACAAGATGGAACAGAGACAGAGGACAAGatggaacagagacagagagcaagATGGAACAGAGACAGAGGGCAAGATGGAACAAACAGAGGACAAAGATAACAGAGACAGAGGACAAGATGGAACATGGAACAGAGAGACAGGACAAAGATTGGAACAGAGACAGAGGACTGGAATAAAGGACAAGATGGAGCAGAGACGAAGGTTAAGATGGAACAGAGACAGAGGACAAAGAATGAATATGGAACAGAGACAGAGGACAAGATAA
- the LOC136846311 gene encoding octapeptide-repeat protein T2-like: MERDLRDRNKMEQRQRTRWNRDRETKMEHGTVKTEQDDRGQMRQRQRWQDGTETEAKMEQDGTETAEGWNNRWNRDRGQDGTETEGNKMEQRQRQEMEQRQRDKMEQRQRHKDGTETEDKRWNRETEARWNKMEQTEAKMEQRTKNGTETESKMEQRQRARWNRDRGQDGTETEDKMEQRQRTRWNRDRGQDGTETEDKMEQRQRTARWNRNNRGQDGTKDGTETEDKMEQQEQRQRQDGTETEDRWNRDREGQDGTETETDGTEQRQKMEQRQRARWNRNRGQRWNRTEDKMEHVRTAETETGSINGTGQETDGTETGA, encoded by the coding sequence ATGGAACGAGACCTCAGAGACAGGAACAAGATGGAACAGAGACAGAGGACAAGatggaacagagacagagagacaaagatgGAACATGGAACAGTGAAGACAGAGCAAGATGACAGAGGACAaatgagacagagacagagatggcAAGATGGAACAGAGACAGAGGCAAAGATGGAACAAGATGGAACAGAGACAGCAGAGGGATGGAACAACAGATGGAACAGAGACAGAGGACAAGATGGAACAGAGACAGAGGGGAACAAGATGGAACAGAGACAGAGGCAAGAGATGGAACAGAGACAGAGGGACAAGATGGAACAGAGACAGAGGCACAAAGATGGAACAGAGACAGAGGACAAGAGATGGAACAGAGAGACAGAGGCAAGATGGAACAAGATGGAACAGACAGAGGCAAAGATGGAACAGAGGACAAAGAatggaacagagacagagagcaagatggaacagagacagagagcaagATGGAACAGAGACAGAGGACAAGATGGAACAGAGACAGAGGACAAGATGGAACAGAGACAGAGGACAAGATGGAACAGAGACAGAGGGCAAGATGGAACAGAGACAGAGGACAAGATGGAACAGAGACAGAGGACAGCAAGATGGAACAGGAACAACAGAGGACAAGATGGAACCAAAGATGGAACAGAGACAGAGGACAAGATGGAACAGCAAGAACAGAGACAGAGGCAAGATGGAACAGAGACAGAGGACAGatggaacagagacagagagggacaagatggaacagagacagagacagatggAACAGAGCAGAGGCAAAAGATGGAACAGAGACAGAGGGCAAGATGGAACAGAAACAGAGGACAAAGATGGAACAGAACAGAGGACAAGATGGAACATGTTAGAACtgcagagacagagacaggaagTATAAATGGAACAGGGCAGGAAACAGATGGAACAGAGACAGGGGCTTAA